Part of the Rhizobium sp. WYJ-E13 genome is shown below.
ATCCGTCAGGTCTTTGAAGCCGCCGATTTCGGCGAGGCCTTCACGCCGGAGCTTGTCGAACAGGAAGAGCGCCTGCGCGAAAAGATGGCCGACGGCAAATGATTCGATCGGAAATACGATATCCAGCGTCCGGAGGTTTTTTCTCCGGGCGCTTAACAGCACCCGTCACGATCCGCTCGTCCTGTGCTGAGCACGACTGATCATGCCACTCAGGCGACAGCCCGCACGCGTGCTTCCTCGCGAATGCGATTGACCATCGAGCGTAGCCCGTTAGAGCGTTGTGACGACAGATTCTCGGTCAGCCCAATCTTGGAGAAGATCTCGAAGGCATCCAGCGAAGCGATTTCGGACGCCGTCTTGCCGGAATAGGTGGCGAGCACGATGGCGACGAGGCCACGCACGATATGCGCATCGGAATCGCCTTCGAACGTCATGACGGGATTGTCCGGATTGCCTGATGTATGCGTCACCAGCCACACCTGGCTGGCGCAGCCCATCACCTTGTTCTCTGAGGTCTTCTTCTCCTCGGCCAGATCCGGCAGCGCCTTGCCGAGTTCGATGACATATCGGTAGCGGTCTTCCCAATCGTCCAGGAAGGAGAAGTCGTCGATGATCTGGTCGAGGGTTGCCATAAGTGTCAGGCCTTTCACTGTTACCTGATCATATAGGCGAAGCGACCGCAGAATTGAACCGTTAAAAAGAAACGCCGTGAGGGATGGGCATCCTCACGGCGCAGCATAGTGCTGAAATAAACAGGGCAGGCACGTCAGGCATGGGGCATCTCCGCGTCATGCGGACCACCGATGCAAGCTTGGGTGCGGGCGGATTGCCCGCGAAATTCGTCAGATGGTAGGCTTCGGCGTCGGCAGCGGGATCGTGCCGGCCGGAATGGTACCGGTCACGACCTGTTCAGCCGACGTGCC
Proteins encoded:
- a CDS encoding SufE family protein, whose amino-acid sequence is MATLDQIIDDFSFLDDWEDRYRYVIELGKALPDLAEEKKTSENKVMGCASQVWLVTHTSGNPDNPVMTFEGDSDAHIVRGLVAIVLATYSGKTASEIASLDAFEIFSKIGLTENLSSQRSNGLRSMVNRIREEARVRAVA